The Lathyrus oleraceus cultivar Zhongwan6 chromosome 5, CAAS_Psat_ZW6_1.0, whole genome shotgun sequence genome includes the window aattattgaagaaaatgcaattaaaacaaaaatcagaaaattctaaaatacgtggaccatcagatctccctcattaattaaggtggtagatctgatgatccaaaatgcGCGTTCCATATGTGTCCAAGTCAACCGCGTGGCATAGATGGTAATTCAAAGCAACACTCAAGATTAAATCATGGATGATGGATCATATGGTTCAAAAGTGAGACacctcatcgccggagccagagctccggtcatcttccccggtgagctccaccggactggtcaagatgaactattaccaaaataaaaaacagggacatgatcttaaagaaaaaacatcactgagctcgaatctgacctccaattcctcaaatttcaaatatattaagagatatgtggaattgaaaaatgaggttcatgatctgagttgcttcgatttgacctcaaagcaactcaatcttcttgcctacattggtaggacttcagacaactcaagaatcaatggaattgagcaataaattgagagaatcgaagagtttaaattttttacaaattaccttcaattgaggtctgaacttgatggatctCGATCTGAATTGCACTTGGACTCACTCtaattgcttgcaggagaggaatgaaaaggtttagaagcaatggattcctggagaattgaattccaaaacagtggagattgaagctcaaattcaaatgaatttatcaggtttatcctatgagagtgaagggttttcaatgggggatcaaagctggcgcaatgtgtgtgttaattctgagcaaATGCAGCTCAATTTATAGAGgaatccatgtgatatttgcacactctcttcactttccaaaaattgcaaaatgatgatggaatggtgcatgggcgcgcataggcccatggaatgatagctgaaagtccaaatttgaagttcaaatgtgttgaagttagcttagattgcaaggcacgtgtgcattgttgcttgaagatggatccatgccaaatgatatcagcctgtttaagccatgcgcaacctttgcatttctcatccaaaatgaatgaatttgagctctttggaaaggtgagatcaagaggaacaagtttgatgttcaacactttttcatttggagcttggaacttggataaatttgaggtggaagtttggaaaaatttgacatatcaaaaaatttctaagtgtcaagccatatgtctcaatattccaccttgcttaactttttataggagcttcaaatgagaaacatgtcttcataaaagttgtatctatctcaaataccttcaaaatagtcaccaatttaatgtcatttagatttgaaatgatagagttatgcatttttgaagtttggaaaaatcacttgatcaatggtataggtcaaaagggacctataatgtagcctcatatcacatgctcaaaaaagttgaattggatcccactccaaacatcaaagttgaagtagacacattgaatttgattgttcaacttggaaatatttcatctcataaaaattgagcaagttatggccttgggaagttgactttaaaattagggtttagacaaaatgacctataatgtttcaacatagaaaatgattttccaagcaaaactagctctaggtctaaacatgaaatttgtttggaatgtcatttagagtaggttttatcttggaataattttcatatgatgaaaattgtaggagatagggtctagagagacccagttttgatcagatgaattcatctggccaaccaccatcaaccaacttgctaatttccaattctcttaactttattggctcatggtagatcatatatgcataagatgatgaaatttgaagtgtcccttgagaaatttgatcaattggtgagatagcttattggagaagttactcaagatacctagtcaaactagggtttccaaggcaaatcaccctcaaactcttgaagaaaacttgatcaatataacatgtagagatcattgggactcatatatgatgttcataaccattcttgaatcagttcttggttgttctctttgttcatgagggtcttaaaccctagatgtgatcttgatgaatcaaatgagatcatgccctacctacaaaaagagttagacaaatgcaaaagacatattttggtattttggttagtgaaatgataaaatacaagtatgatataatcacaaagtgcttgctgatctctcccaaaacaaacccaatgaaagaggggtaaggaggatgccaagacatgatcccaatgctaatgcttatgatgaaattgcatgagggatcttagggtcaaaattggggtcttacaccttcGCAAAAATAAGTTCATATATTGTGAACCTTTTAATTCTTCTGTCGTTTGTGACTATTGTGTTTTAGGCAAACAGGTTaaattgccatttttttattCTCAAACTACGACTTTGATGCCTTTTAACATTTTACATAGTGATTTATGGACGTCTCCAATTTTAAGTTCTGTTGGTCATAAATATTATGTCTTATTCTTAGATGATTTTACAAACTTCTTGTGGACTTTTCCTATTAGCAGAAAATCTCATGTGTTTGAAACGTTCAAGTCACTTACTCAACtcattcaaactcaatttttacAAAAAGTCAAAACATTTCAATGTGACAATGGCGGTGAATATAATAATGAGCTTTTCCAAAAATATTGCACTGATCATGGTCCATTTTTTTTGTTTCTCTTGTCCCTGCACATCCTCACAAAATGGGAAAGTGGAACGCAAAATAAGAACCATTAATAATATGATACAAACTATGCTAGCTCATTCTTCGGTTCCCCCCTCGTTTTGGCATCATGCTCTCCACATGGCAACTTACTTGTTAAATAGTATTCCCTGTAAAACACTTCATAACTAGTCACCAACACAACTCTTGTATCATCGTGATCCCACCTACATACATCTCAGAGTCTTTGGTTGTTTATGTTATCCATTATTTTCGTCATCTACCATTCATAAGTTACAACCCCGCTATACTCCGTGTGTCTTCTTGGGTTAACCGCCGAATCATAAAGGTTACAAGTGTTTTGATTTTTCTAATAGAAAATTAATAATTTCGAGGCATGTTATCTTTGATGAAACTTAATTTCCCTTCACCAAGATACATTCCCCTTCACCTCACTCTTATCAATTCCTAGATGATGACCTTCACCCCTACCTTATAGATCAGTGGCAAAATTAAATTTCACCACCTGTTGCACATCAACACCCACAATCCCGATTGACCAACCACCACCCTCAATAAACCAACAATCATCATCTCCCACCTCTTCGATCAATACACCCATTACGATAAACTCTCCATCACCACCACCAATTCAACCGTATCCACTTCCACCTGTAAGAACCATCACCACCTGAAGCATGAAAGGCATTGTCAAACCCCGCACGATATTTAACTTATCAATCTCTCACTCTAACCACACCATCTCTCCCATACCTAAAAACCCCAAACTAGCCTTATCAGGCCCAGATTGGAAATCCAcaatgcagtctgaatttgatGCTCTTATTCGAAATAAGACGTGGGATTAGTTCCTCGTCCTTGTGATGATAATCTTATTCGATGTATATGGATTTTTAGGCATAAGAAAAATTTTGATGGCTCATTTGAGTGTTATAAGGCTCGTCTTGCATGTGATGGCAGGTCACAGGTTGCAGGTGTGGATTGTGATGAGACTTTTAGCCTCATGGTGAAACCTGCTACCATTCGAATAGTGCTTACCATTGCTCTCTCCAAATCCTGGCCCATTCATCAACTGGATGTCCAAAATTTctttttacatggtgatcttcaTGAGACTATTTACATATATCAGCCATTGGGTTTTCGCGACCTCCGTCATCCAGATTATGTATGTCGGTTGAAGAAGTCATTATATGGTCTCAAGTAAGCGCCTAGGGCATGGTACCAACATTTTGCTGACTATGTCGCCACCATTGATTTTTTCCATAACACATCAGGCCACTCCCTATTCATATATCGACAAGGTTTAGACATGGCCTACATTCTGCTGTATGTAGACGACATCATCCTCATCACCTCCACCGAGGTCCTCCGCCAATCAATTATGTCACTCTTAGCATCTGAGTTTGCAATGAAGGATTTAGGCTCTCTAAGTTACTTTTTGGGTATTGTAGTATCTCGTCATCCTGATGGCATATTTCTCAGTCAAAGCACTTATGCTTCGGAGATCATTGAACGTGTTGGCATGGCGTCCTATAAACCATCAGTCACTCCTGTTGACACCAAGCAGAAACTTAATACCTCCTCCGACACTTCTTATGAGGATCCCTCCTTGTATCGGAGTCTTGCAGAGGCCCTACAGTATCTCACCTTCACTCGACTTGATATATCATATGATGTTCAACAAGTTTGTCTTCACATGCATGCCCCTCGCACAGAACACATGCTTGCTCTTAAGCGCATTTTACGTTATGTACAAGGCACCTTGCATGTTAGACTACACTTATCCCCATCTCCCATTATAAAGCTTATCTCCTACACTGACGCTTATTGGGGTGGATGTCCTGACACCAAACGTTTTACATCTGGTTACTGTGTTTTTCTAGGTGACAACCTTATTTCTTGGTCTTCCAAAAGGCAGCCAACTCTCTCCCATTCCAGTGCTGAAGCCAAATATAGGGGGTTGCCAATGTTGTCTCTGAATCGTGTTGGATTTACAATCTTCTCCTGGAACTCCATTTTCCTATTCCTCATGCCACTTTGGTGTATTGTGACAATGTCAGTTCCATCTATCTTTCTGGGAATCCTGTGCAGCATCAGCACATTAAGCATATTGAGATGGACATTCATTTTGTTCGGGAAAAGGTACTTCGTGGTCAGGCTCGCGTCCTTCATGTTCCCTTAAGACACCAGATCGCAGACATCTTCACCAAAGGACTTTCTCGCATTCTCTTTGAGGATTTTC containing:
- the LOC127079400 gene encoding uncharacterized mitochondrial protein AtMg00810-like, whose translation is MAYILLYVDDIILITSTEVLRQSIMSLLASEFAMKDLGSLSYFLGIVVSRHPDGIFLSQSTYASEIIERVGMASYKPSVTPVDTKQKLNTSSDTSYEDPSLYRSLAEALQYLTFTRLDISYDVQQVCLHMHAPRTEHMLALKRILRYVQGTLHVRLHLSPSPIIKLISYTDAYWGGCPDTKRFTSGYCVFLGDNLISWSSKRQPTLSHSSAEAKYRGLPMLSLNRHQHIKHIEMDIHFVREKVLRGQARVLHVPLRHQIADIFTKGLSRILFEDFRTNLSIFEPPASTAGV